A window of the Azospirillum formosense genome harbors these coding sequences:
- the pxpB gene encoding 5-oxoprolinase subunit PxpB: MDVRFTTAGDTAFNVEFGEGIDRPTNARVMALHARLKAAALPGLVETVPTFRSLQVVYDPALTSRSEVQAAVEAELAHAADAPLEGTLWRLPVCYDPDLGPDLAELSASLGLSEDRLIDLHGSTEYFVYMLGFMPGFAYMGDLPPELEKPRRSEPRLRVPAGSVATAGRLTTVYPWESPGGWHLIGRCPVPLYDGARPSPVLLAAGDRVRFEAVDRARFDSLTAEAATGRFDPDTLRAAP, translated from the coding sequence ATGGACGTCCGTTTCACCACGGCGGGCGACACGGCCTTCAACGTGGAGTTCGGCGAGGGCATCGACCGCCCGACCAACGCCCGCGTCATGGCCCTTCACGCCCGGCTGAAGGCCGCCGCGCTGCCGGGTCTGGTGGAGACGGTGCCGACCTTCCGCTCGCTCCAGGTCGTCTACGACCCGGCGCTGACCAGCCGCAGCGAGGTCCAGGCCGCCGTGGAGGCGGAGCTGGCCCACGCCGCGGACGCGCCGCTTGAAGGCACGCTGTGGCGCCTGCCGGTCTGCTACGACCCCGACCTCGGGCCGGACCTCGCGGAGCTATCCGCCTCGCTCGGCCTCTCGGAGGACCGGCTGATCGACCTCCACGGCTCGACGGAGTATTTCGTCTACATGCTGGGCTTCATGCCGGGCTTCGCCTACATGGGCGACCTGCCTCCGGAACTGGAGAAGCCGCGGCGCAGCGAGCCGCGGCTTCGCGTGCCGGCGGGCTCCGTCGCCACCGCCGGGCGGCTGACCACGGTCTACCCGTGGGAAAGCCCCGGCGGCTGGCACCTGATCGGGCGCTGCCCGGTGCCGCTCTATGACGGCGCCCGCCCCTCCCCGGTCCTGCTCGCCGCGGGCGACCGCGTGCGGTTCGAGGCGGTGGACCGCGCCCGTTTCGACAGTCTGACGGCCGAGGCCGCAACGGGGCGCTTCGATCCCGACACGCTGAGGGCCGCGCCATGA
- a CDS encoding 5-oxoprolinase subunit PxpA — MTITVNLNADLGEGFGAYDIGDDDSMLGIVASANIACGFHAGDPLVMTRTVRNAVAKGVSLGAHPSYPDLQGFGRRPLRMSAAEVEAMVAYQIGALMGIAATAGGSVTHVKAHGALNNMAAVDEGLAMAIGRAIKGVDPNLIYLATAGSEMARAGRTLGLPTAEEVFADRAYDDNGNLVPRGQTGAMVHDPHVAAANVLRMLEEGVILSITGKRIPCTVHSVCVHGDEPSAVAMAGNLRRTLEAKGVRIVPLPALRDRF; from the coding sequence ATGACCATCACCGTGAATCTGAACGCCGACCTGGGCGAGGGCTTCGGCGCCTACGACATCGGCGACGACGACTCCATGCTGGGCATCGTCGCCTCCGCCAACATCGCCTGCGGCTTCCACGCCGGCGACCCTCTGGTGATGACGCGGACCGTGCGGAACGCGGTGGCGAAGGGCGTCAGCCTGGGCGCCCACCCCTCCTACCCCGACCTTCAAGGGTTCGGGCGCCGCCCGCTGCGCATGTCGGCGGCCGAGGTCGAGGCGATGGTCGCCTACCAGATCGGCGCGCTGATGGGCATCGCCGCCACCGCCGGCGGTTCGGTCACCCATGTGAAGGCGCACGGCGCGCTGAACAACATGGCGGCGGTGGACGAGGGGCTGGCGATGGCGATCGGCCGCGCGATCAAGGGCGTCGATCCCAACTTGATCTACCTCGCCACCGCCGGTTCGGAGATGGCGCGGGCCGGGCGGACGCTGGGCCTGCCGACCGCGGAGGAGGTCTTCGCCGACCGCGCCTACGACGACAACGGCAACCTCGTGCCGCGCGGCCAGACCGGCGCGATGGTCCACGACCCGCACGTCGCGGCGGCCAACGTCCTGCGCATGCTGGAGGAGGGCGTGATCCTGTCGATCACCGGCAAACGCATTCCCTGCACCGTCCACTCCGTCTGCGTCCACGGCGACGAGCCGAGCGCCGTCGCCATGGCCGGCAATCTGCGCCGCACGCTGGAGGCCAAGGGGGTCCGCATCGTCCCCCTGCCGGCACTGCGCGACCGTTTCTAA
- a CDS encoding biotin-dependent carboxyltransferase family protein yields MITPCLTVVRPGLFATIQDLGRFGHQELGMPVAGALDPIALRLANALVGNPPGAAGVEVVLLGPALKVEADGVRVAVVGPMALSVEREGQPPQPLEPHRSHTLTRGDVLKLGAVSGAAVAYLAVAGGFALEPFLGSLSTYVRAGIGPLGGKPLGDGGRLPLNRNDAPPGADVELPEPPDYGGGPVRVVLGPQDDRFTAEAVQTFLSADYRVGKDADRMGLRLDGPTLAHTGSADIPSDGLVTGSIQVPGNGQPILLLNDHQTAGGYAKIATVISADLPRVGRLSPGGTLSFRAVTVEEAEAIRRRQEQTIAAWVRAIRPVRPAGGVDLEALYAENLVSGVVDIVNGNGDILNRENMCGSCP; encoded by the coding sequence ATGATCACGCCCTGCCTCACCGTCGTCCGACCGGGACTGTTCGCCACCATCCAGGACCTCGGCCGCTTCGGCCATCAGGAACTCGGCATGCCGGTCGCCGGCGCGCTCGACCCCATCGCCCTGCGCCTCGCCAACGCGCTGGTCGGCAACCCGCCGGGCGCGGCGGGGGTGGAGGTCGTCCTGCTCGGCCCGGCGCTGAAGGTGGAGGCCGACGGCGTGCGCGTCGCCGTCGTCGGCCCGATGGCGCTGAGTGTGGAGCGCGAGGGGCAACCGCCCCAGCCGCTTGAGCCGCACCGCAGCCACACGCTGACGCGCGGCGACGTGCTGAAGCTGGGCGCCGTCAGCGGGGCGGCGGTCGCCTATCTGGCGGTGGCCGGCGGATTCGCGCTGGAGCCCTTCCTGGGCAGCCTGTCCACCTACGTGCGCGCTGGCATCGGGCCGCTCGGCGGCAAGCCGCTGGGCGACGGGGGGCGTCTGCCGCTCAACCGCAACGACGCCCCGCCGGGCGCCGACGTGGAACTGCCGGAGCCGCCCGACTACGGCGGCGGGCCCGTGCGGGTGGTGCTCGGCCCGCAGGACGACCGCTTCACGGCGGAGGCCGTGCAGACCTTCCTGTCGGCGGACTACCGCGTCGGCAAGGACGCCGACCGCATGGGCCTGCGGCTCGACGGTCCGACGCTCGCCCACACCGGCTCCGCCGACATCCCGTCGGACGGGCTGGTCACCGGCTCCATCCAGGTGCCGGGCAACGGCCAGCCGATCCTGCTGCTGAACGACCACCAGACGGCCGGCGGCTACGCCAAGATCGCCACGGTGATCTCCGCCGACCTGCCCCGCGTTGGCCGGCTGAGCCCCGGCGGTACCCTGAGCTTCCGCGCCGTGACGGTGGAGGAGGCGGAGGCCATCCGGCGGCGCCAGGAACAGACCATCGCCGCCTGGGTCCGCGCCATCCGCCCGGTGCGCCCGGCGGGCGGCGTCGATCTGGAGGCGCTCTACGCGGAAAATCTCGTGTCCGGGGTCGTCGACATCGTCAACGGCAACGGCGACATCCTGAACCGGGAAAACATGTGCGGGAGCTGCCCATGA